From Flexistipes sp.:
TGCAGATTCTCGGTAACTATTTTGATGAGGCTAAGATCCTCGAAATTGCAGATTGTTACCAGAAAAATACGGATTGGCACACAAAAATACCTACGGAATTTGAATAAAAAATTGATGCTCAATGGGGAATCAGCGGATGAATTTTATCGATAAGATATTCTTTTACGGTTCATTGAAATCGGACGGACCGTTTTACAGTATGTATGCAAAGAATGTTCTTTTTAAGAACAGGGCTTATACTTACGGCAGAATGGCTATGTATAAAGGAACTTTTCCGGCGCTGCTGGAGGATAAAGATTCAGTGGTATACGGTGAACTGGTTACCATTTTTAATGTGAGAGATGTTCTGCTGGTGCTGGATAATGTTGAAAAATATTTGGATAGAGTTAGTAAGACATTGTGGGTTTTGCCGTCCAACGGCGATGATTCTGTTAATCAGGAGCCCAAAGAAGTCACTGCCTGGGTGTATATTTATAAGGGAGATATGAGTTACATCTCCTATTTGGATATGCAGGAGTGGAATAACAAACAATTAAAACTGTAGTGAGGTTATAGATGAATTATGAGGCTGTGATAGGACTGGAAGTACATGTTCAGATGGGAACGAATACAAAAATATTCTGCTCATGTTCCACCAACTTTGGAGCAGAGCCGAACAGCAATGTATGTCCGGTTTGCCTGGGAATGCCGGGTGTGCTGCCGGTGCTTAACAAGAGAGCTCTGGAATATGCAATGACAGCCGGACTGGCTCTCAACTGTGAAATTCAGGAATCCAGTGTTTTCGCAAGGAAAAACTATTTTTATCCGGATTTGCCAAAAGGTTATCAGATATCACAGTATGAGCTTCCCTTATGCCTGAACGGTAAAATGAAAATCAATCTTGAGGACTATTCCAAGGAAATTGGTATCACCAGAATTCACATGGAGGAAGATGCGGGCAAATCCATTCACGGTGAAAATCTCGGCGATTATTCCGCTTCCTATGTGGATTTAAACAGAACAGGGGTTCCGCTTATTGAGATTGTTAGTGAGCCTGATATGAGAACAGGTGAGGAAGCAAAAGCTTATTTGCAGAAGCTGAAAGCTATACTGCAATATGCCGGAGTTTCCGAATGTAATATGGAAGAAGGCTCATTAAGATGCGATGCCAATATTTCCATACGTCCTGAAGGACAAAAGGAATTCGGGGTAAAAACAGAAATCAAAAATATGAATTCTTTTAAAAACGTACAAAAAGCAATAGAATATG
This genomic window contains:
- a CDS encoding gamma-glutamylcyclotransferase family protein, whose translation is MNFIDKIFFYGSLKSDGPFYSMYAKNVLFKNRAYTYGRMAMYKGTFPALLEDKDSVVYGELVTIFNVRDVLLVLDNVEKYLDRVSKTLWVLPSNGDDSVNQEPKEVTAWVYIYKGDMSYISYLDMQEWNNKQLKL